A single genomic interval of uncultured Sphaerochaeta sp. harbors:
- a CDS encoding 1,4-alpha-glucan branching protein domain-containing protein, with translation MAKPSIAFILNAHLPFVRHPEYPRFLEEDWLFESISESYLPLLRMLNRLVQDKIPFKMTISLSPTLCCMLTDPVLQERFLEYLERHIELGEKEVARCTKEQPEFLEMAQFYLDQARENLGDFQDRYRGNILDGFKALEMSGHLELATTAATHAYLPLYKDYPTAINAQVELGVQSFLTTFGHLPKGFWLPECGYYPGLEESLKYHGISWFQTASQSMLLSPDKVEYGTYRPVQTPNGVAAFPRDFQTTSLVWSNASGYPSDRYYREFYRDIGYDLPMDYIKPYIHEPSVRVFTGYKYWAITGQTDQKVPYRRDLAQKRVADHARNFLYNVNNKAKTLEGVLDKDPVFTLGYDAELFGHWWFEGIDWIEQVFRQNAELEQPTAFVSPSSFLGQEKDTLQKVRPALSSWGQGGYSAVWLDGSNAWTYRHIHKAIERMEELAVRFNDQISLKQRFLNQAAREVLLSMASDWPFILFNKSSTEYAQKRIGDHLRNFNVVYGNMCKNAVNTEWLVKAEKRDILFSDIDYNIFNPER, from the coding sequence TTCATACTGAACGCACATCTCCCCTTTGTCAGACATCCTGAATACCCGCGATTTCTTGAGGAAGATTGGCTCTTTGAATCCATCAGTGAGAGTTATCTTCCCCTGCTGAGGATGCTCAACCGACTTGTCCAAGACAAGATTCCTTTCAAGATGACCATAAGCCTCTCTCCCACGCTTTGCTGCATGCTCACCGATCCTGTACTTCAGGAACGGTTCCTCGAGTATCTTGAACGGCATATTGAGCTGGGGGAGAAGGAGGTTGCACGTTGTACCAAGGAACAACCAGAGTTCCTTGAGATGGCTCAGTTCTACCTGGACCAGGCACGAGAGAACCTTGGAGATTTCCAGGACCGATATCGTGGCAATATCCTCGATGGTTTCAAGGCACTGGAGATGAGTGGTCATCTGGAGCTTGCAACCACCGCTGCAACCCACGCATACCTCCCGCTTTACAAGGATTATCCAACTGCGATCAATGCGCAGGTGGAGCTGGGGGTACAGTCCTTTCTTACTACCTTCGGCCACCTTCCTAAGGGATTCTGGCTGCCTGAATGTGGATATTATCCCGGACTAGAGGAATCGTTGAAATATCATGGTATCTCATGGTTCCAGACAGCCAGCCAGTCCATGTTGCTCTCACCTGACAAGGTTGAGTATGGTACCTATCGTCCTGTACAGACCCCTAACGGAGTGGCTGCCTTCCCGAGGGATTTCCAGACTACCAGTCTGGTTTGGTCCAACGCCTCTGGGTATCCTTCCGACCGTTACTATCGTGAGTTCTACCGCGATATCGGTTATGATCTGCCGATGGACTACATCAAGCCCTATATCCATGAACCCTCGGTACGGGTGTTCACCGGGTATAAGTACTGGGCGATCACTGGTCAGACAGACCAGAAAGTTCCCTATCGTCGGGATCTTGCCCAGAAGCGTGTGGCAGATCATGCAAGGAATTTCCTGTACAACGTCAACAATAAAGCAAAGACCCTGGAAGGTGTACTGGACAAGGATCCCGTTTTTACCTTGGGATATGATGCTGAGCTGTTCGGCCACTGGTGGTTTGAGGGCATCGATTGGATTGAACAGGTGTTTCGCCAGAATGCGGAACTTGAACAGCCAACTGCCTTTGTCTCTCCCTCTTCCTTCCTGGGACAAGAGAAAGATACCTTGCAGAAGGTCAGACCTGCTTTGTCTTCATGGGGACAAGGTGGCTATAGTGCAGTATGGCTTGATGGTTCAAATGCTTGGACCTACCGGCATATCCACAAGGCCATTGAGAGGATGGAGGAACTTGCTGTTCGGTTCAATGACCAGATCAGCCTGAAGCAGAGATTCCTTAATCAGGCTGCACGGGAAGTGTTGCTTTCCATGGCAAGTGACTGGCCGTTCATCCTGTTCAACAAGAGCAGTACTGAATATGCTCAGAAACGAATTGGAGACCACCTGAGGAACTTCAATGTTGTCTATGGGAATATGTGCAAAAATGCCGTGAATACTGAGTGGTTGGTAAAGGCCGAAAAGCGAGATATTCTCTTCAGCGATATCGACTACAACATCTTCAATCCTGAAAGATAA